The Castor canadensis chromosome X, mCasCan1.hap1v2, whole genome shotgun sequence genome includes a region encoding these proteins:
- the Pabir2 gene encoding PABIR family member 2 isoform X12, whose product MAQEKMELDFEPDTSDGSTLKRSTSAPLIHELSDLSQVFQPYTFRTRRNSTTIMSHHSLLLSSSSNRIPSSRLHQIKREEGLDMMNRETAREREVQTAMQISQSWDENLSLSDSDFDKPEKLYSPKRIDFTPVSPAPSPTRGFGKCFSPSLQMFVSSSGLPPIPVSNPRRFSSRRNQSPVKCIRPSVLGPLKRKGEMETESQPKRLFQGTTNMLPPDAAQLSDLSSWWCYQGEEIPALTRCVEHLQMNE is encoded by the exons ATGGCTCAGGAGAAAATGGAGCTGGACTTTGAGCCTGACACATCTGATGGGAGCACCCTGAAGAGATCTACCAGTGCTCCCCTGATCCATGAGCTCAG tGACCTTTCACAGGTTTTTCAACCTTACACATTTAGAACTCGGAGGAACAGTACAACAATTATGAGCCATCACAGCTTG TTGCTGTCATCCTCATCTAATCGTATTCCTAGTAgcagactgcatcaaatcaaaaGG GAAGAAGGCCTGGATATGATGAACAGAGAAACTGCACGTGAAAG ggAAGTGCAGACGGCAATGCAGATTAGCCAGTCATGGGATGAGAACTTGAGTCTG AGTGATAGTGATTTTGACAAGCCAGAGAAATTATATTCTCCAAAGAGAATTGACTTCACTCCAGTTTCTCCAGCACCTTCACCCACCAGAGGATTTGGAAAG TGCTTTTCACCATCCTTACAAATGTTTGTGAGTAGCAGTGGATTGCCACCTATTCCTGTTTCTAATCCAAGACGATTTTCAAG CAGGAGGAATCAGAGTCCGGTCAAGTGCATTAGGCCCAGTGTTCTTGGTCCTCTTAAAAGAAAAG GTGAAATGGAGACAGAAAGCCAGCCCAAGAGACTCTTCCAAGGCACCACCAACATGCTTCCTCCAGATGCTGCACAACTCTCTGATCTCAGTTCATG GTGGTGTTATCAAGGAGAAGAAATTCCTGCCTTGACCAGATGTGTGGAGCATCTACAAATGAACGAATAA
- the Pabir2 gene encoding PABIR family member 2 isoform X8: MAQEKMELDFEPDTSDGSTLKRSTSAPLIHELSDLSQVFQPYTFRTRRNSTTIMSHHSLVGIKLLSSSSNRIPSSRLHQIKREEGLDMMNRETAREREVQTAMQISQSWDENLSLSDSDFDKPEKLYSPKRIDFTPVSPAPSPTRGFGKQCFSPSLQMFVSSSGLPPIPVSNPRRFSSRRNQSPVKCIRPSVLGPLKRKGEMETESQPKRLFQGTTNMLPPDAAQLSDLSSWWCYQGEEIPALTRCVEHLQMNE, from the exons ATGGCTCAGGAGAAAATGGAGCTGGACTTTGAGCCTGACACATCTGATGGGAGCACCCTGAAGAGATCTACCAGTGCTCCCCTGATCCATGAGCTCAG tGACCTTTCACAGGTTTTTCAACCTTACACATTTAGAACTCGGAGGAACAGTACAACAATTATGAGCCATCACAGCTTGGTAGGTATCAAA TTGCTGTCATCCTCATCTAATCGTATTCCTAGTAgcagactgcatcaaatcaaaaGG GAAGAAGGCCTGGATATGATGAACAGAGAAACTGCACGTGAAAG ggAAGTGCAGACGGCAATGCAGATTAGCCAGTCATGGGATGAGAACTTGAGTCTG AGTGATAGTGATTTTGACAAGCCAGAGAAATTATATTCTCCAAAGAGAATTGACTTCACTCCAGTTTCTCCAGCACCTTCACCCACCAGAGGATTTGGAAAG caGTGCTTTTCACCATCCTTACAAATGTTTGTGAGTAGCAGTGGATTGCCACCTATTCCTGTTTCTAATCCAAGACGATTTTCAAG CAGGAGGAATCAGAGTCCGGTCAAGTGCATTAGGCCCAGTGTTCTTGGTCCTCTTAAAAGAAAAG GTGAAATGGAGACAGAAAGCCAGCCCAAGAGACTCTTCCAAGGCACCACCAACATGCTTCCTCCAGATGCTGCACAACTCTCTGATCTCAGTTCATG GTGGTGTTATCAAGGAGAAGAAATTCCTGCCTTGACCAGATGTGTGGAGCATCTACAAATGAACGAATAA
- the Pabir2 gene encoding PABIR family member 2 isoform X13 gives MAQEKMELDFEPDTSDGSTLKRSTSAPLIHELSDLSQVFQPYTFRTRRNSTTIMSHHSLLLSSSSNRIPSSRLHQIKREEGLDMMNRETAREREVQTAMQISQSWDENLSLSDSDFDKPEKLYSPKRIDFTPVSPAPSPTRGFGKCFSPSLQMFVSSSGLPPIPVSNPRRFSRRNQSPVKCIRPSVLGPLKRKGEMETESQPKRLFQGTTNMLPPDAAQLSDLSSWWCYQGEEIPALTRCVEHLQMNE, from the exons ATGGCTCAGGAGAAAATGGAGCTGGACTTTGAGCCTGACACATCTGATGGGAGCACCCTGAAGAGATCTACCAGTGCTCCCCTGATCCATGAGCTCAG tGACCTTTCACAGGTTTTTCAACCTTACACATTTAGAACTCGGAGGAACAGTACAACAATTATGAGCCATCACAGCTTG TTGCTGTCATCCTCATCTAATCGTATTCCTAGTAgcagactgcatcaaatcaaaaGG GAAGAAGGCCTGGATATGATGAACAGAGAAACTGCACGTGAAAG ggAAGTGCAGACGGCAATGCAGATTAGCCAGTCATGGGATGAGAACTTGAGTCTG AGTGATAGTGATTTTGACAAGCCAGAGAAATTATATTCTCCAAAGAGAATTGACTTCACTCCAGTTTCTCCAGCACCTTCACCCACCAGAGGATTTGGAAAG TGCTTTTCACCATCCTTACAAATGTTTGTGAGTAGCAGTGGATTGCCACCTATTCCTGTTTCTAATCCAAGACGATTTTCAAG GAGGAATCAGAGTCCGGTCAAGTGCATTAGGCCCAGTGTTCTTGGTCCTCTTAAAAGAAAAG GTGAAATGGAGACAGAAAGCCAGCCCAAGAGACTCTTCCAAGGCACCACCAACATGCTTCCTCCAGATGCTGCACAACTCTCTGATCTCAGTTCATG GTGGTGTTATCAAGGAGAAGAAATTCCTGCCTTGACCAGATGTGTGGAGCATCTACAAATGAACGAATAA
- the Pabir2 gene encoding PABIR family member 2 isoform X7, with product MAQEKMELDFEPDTSDGSTLKRSTSAPLIHELSDLSQVFQPYTFRTRRNSTTIMSHHSLLLSSSSNRIPSSRLHQIKREEGLDMMNRETAREREVQTAMQISQSWDENLSLSDSDFDKPEKLYSPKRIDFTPVSPAPSPTRGFGKCFSPSLQMFVSSSGLPPIPVSNPRRFSRRNQSPVKCIRPSVLGPLKRKGEMETESQPKRLFQGTTNMLPPDAAQLSDLSSCSNILDGSSGSNRLSSDSLAAVSAPAESSVACTNSCSPFILMDDLSPK from the exons ATGGCTCAGGAGAAAATGGAGCTGGACTTTGAGCCTGACACATCTGATGGGAGCACCCTGAAGAGATCTACCAGTGCTCCCCTGATCCATGAGCTCAG tGACCTTTCACAGGTTTTTCAACCTTACACATTTAGAACTCGGAGGAACAGTACAACAATTATGAGCCATCACAGCTTG TTGCTGTCATCCTCATCTAATCGTATTCCTAGTAgcagactgcatcaaatcaaaaGG GAAGAAGGCCTGGATATGATGAACAGAGAAACTGCACGTGAAAG ggAAGTGCAGACGGCAATGCAGATTAGCCAGTCATGGGATGAGAACTTGAGTCTG AGTGATAGTGATTTTGACAAGCCAGAGAAATTATATTCTCCAAAGAGAATTGACTTCACTCCAGTTTCTCCAGCACCTTCACCCACCAGAGGATTTGGAAAG TGCTTTTCACCATCCTTACAAATGTTTGTGAGTAGCAGTGGATTGCCACCTATTCCTGTTTCTAATCCAAGACGATTTTCAAG GAGGAATCAGAGTCCGGTCAAGTGCATTAGGCCCAGTGTTCTTGGTCCTCTTAAAAGAAAAG GTGAAATGGAGACAGAAAGCCAGCCCAAGAGACTCTTCCAAGGCACCACCAACATGCTTCCTCCAGATGCTGCACAACTCTCTGATCTCAGTTCATG TTCAAATATTTTGGATGGCAGTAGTGGCAGCAATCGCTTATCCTCAGACTCACTGGCTGCAGTCAGCGCTCCCGCAGAGTCTTCAGTAGCATGCACCAATTCATGCTCTCCGTTCATCTTGATGGATGATCTGTCACCCAAGTGA
- the Pabir2 gene encoding PABIR family member 2 isoform X3, which translates to MAQEKMELDFEPDTSDGSTLKRSTSAPLIHELSDLSQVFQPYTFRTRRNSTTIMSHHSLVGIKLLSSSSNRIPSSRLHQIKREEGLDMMNRETAREREVQTAMQISQSWDENLSLSDSDFDKPEKLYSPKRIDFTPVSPAPSPTRGFGKCFSPSLQMFVSSSGLPPIPVSNPRRFSSRRNQSPVKCIRPSVLGPLKRKGEMETESQPKRLFQGTTNMLPPDAAQLSDLSSCSNILDGSSGSNRLSSDSLAAVSAPAESSVACTNSCSPFILMDDLSPK; encoded by the exons ATGGCTCAGGAGAAAATGGAGCTGGACTTTGAGCCTGACACATCTGATGGGAGCACCCTGAAGAGATCTACCAGTGCTCCCCTGATCCATGAGCTCAG tGACCTTTCACAGGTTTTTCAACCTTACACATTTAGAACTCGGAGGAACAGTACAACAATTATGAGCCATCACAGCTTGGTAGGTATCAAA TTGCTGTCATCCTCATCTAATCGTATTCCTAGTAgcagactgcatcaaatcaaaaGG GAAGAAGGCCTGGATATGATGAACAGAGAAACTGCACGTGAAAG ggAAGTGCAGACGGCAATGCAGATTAGCCAGTCATGGGATGAGAACTTGAGTCTG AGTGATAGTGATTTTGACAAGCCAGAGAAATTATATTCTCCAAAGAGAATTGACTTCACTCCAGTTTCTCCAGCACCTTCACCCACCAGAGGATTTGGAAAG TGCTTTTCACCATCCTTACAAATGTTTGTGAGTAGCAGTGGATTGCCACCTATTCCTGTTTCTAATCCAAGACGATTTTCAAG CAGGAGGAATCAGAGTCCGGTCAAGTGCATTAGGCCCAGTGTTCTTGGTCCTCTTAAAAGAAAAG GTGAAATGGAGACAGAAAGCCAGCCCAAGAGACTCTTCCAAGGCACCACCAACATGCTTCCTCCAGATGCTGCACAACTCTCTGATCTCAGTTCATG TTCAAATATTTTGGATGGCAGTAGTGGCAGCAATCGCTTATCCTCAGACTCACTGGCTGCAGTCAGCGCTCCCGCAGAGTCTTCAGTAGCATGCACCAATTCATGCTCTCCGTTCATCTTGATGGATGATCTGTCACCCAAGTGA
- the Pabir2 gene encoding PABIR family member 2 isoform X1 produces the protein MAQEKMELDFEPDTSDGSTLKRSTSAPLIHELSDLSQVFQPYTFRTRRNSTTIMSHHSLVGIKLLSSSSNRIPSSRLHQIKREEGLDMMNRETAREREVQTAMQISQSWDENLSLSDSDFDKPEKLYSPKRIDFTPVSPAPSPTRGFGKQCFSPSLQMFVSSSGLPPIPVSNPRRFSSRRNQSPVKCIRPSVLGPLKRKGEMETESQPKRLFQGTTNMLPPDAAQLSDLSSCSNILDGSSGSNRLSSDSLAAVSAPAESSVACTNSCSPFILMDDLSPK, from the exons ATGGCTCAGGAGAAAATGGAGCTGGACTTTGAGCCTGACACATCTGATGGGAGCACCCTGAAGAGATCTACCAGTGCTCCCCTGATCCATGAGCTCAG tGACCTTTCACAGGTTTTTCAACCTTACACATTTAGAACTCGGAGGAACAGTACAACAATTATGAGCCATCACAGCTTGGTAGGTATCAAA TTGCTGTCATCCTCATCTAATCGTATTCCTAGTAgcagactgcatcaaatcaaaaGG GAAGAAGGCCTGGATATGATGAACAGAGAAACTGCACGTGAAAG ggAAGTGCAGACGGCAATGCAGATTAGCCAGTCATGGGATGAGAACTTGAGTCTG AGTGATAGTGATTTTGACAAGCCAGAGAAATTATATTCTCCAAAGAGAATTGACTTCACTCCAGTTTCTCCAGCACCTTCACCCACCAGAGGATTTGGAAAG caGTGCTTTTCACCATCCTTACAAATGTTTGTGAGTAGCAGTGGATTGCCACCTATTCCTGTTTCTAATCCAAGACGATTTTCAAG CAGGAGGAATCAGAGTCCGGTCAAGTGCATTAGGCCCAGTGTTCTTGGTCCTCTTAAAAGAAAAG GTGAAATGGAGACAGAAAGCCAGCCCAAGAGACTCTTCCAAGGCACCACCAACATGCTTCCTCCAGATGCTGCACAACTCTCTGATCTCAGTTCATG TTCAAATATTTTGGATGGCAGTAGTGGCAGCAATCGCTTATCCTCAGACTCACTGGCTGCAGTCAGCGCTCCCGCAGAGTCTTCAGTAGCATGCACCAATTCATGCTCTCCGTTCATCTTGATGGATGATCTGTCACCCAAGTGA
- the Pabir2 gene encoding PABIR family member 2 isoform X10 — MAQEKMELDFEPDTSDGSTLKRSTSAPLIHELSDLSQVFQPYTFRTRRNSTTIMSHHSLVGIKLLSSSSNRIPSSRLHQIKREEGLDMMNRETAREREVQTAMQISQSWDENLSLSDSDFDKPEKLYSPKRIDFTPVSPAPSPTRGFGKCFSPSLQMFVSSSGLPPIPVSNPRRFSSRRNQSPVKCIRPSVLGPLKRKGEMETESQPKRLFQGTTNMLPPDAAQLSDLSSWWCYQGEEIPALTRCVEHLQMNE; from the exons ATGGCTCAGGAGAAAATGGAGCTGGACTTTGAGCCTGACACATCTGATGGGAGCACCCTGAAGAGATCTACCAGTGCTCCCCTGATCCATGAGCTCAG tGACCTTTCACAGGTTTTTCAACCTTACACATTTAGAACTCGGAGGAACAGTACAACAATTATGAGCCATCACAGCTTGGTAGGTATCAAA TTGCTGTCATCCTCATCTAATCGTATTCCTAGTAgcagactgcatcaaatcaaaaGG GAAGAAGGCCTGGATATGATGAACAGAGAAACTGCACGTGAAAG ggAAGTGCAGACGGCAATGCAGATTAGCCAGTCATGGGATGAGAACTTGAGTCTG AGTGATAGTGATTTTGACAAGCCAGAGAAATTATATTCTCCAAAGAGAATTGACTTCACTCCAGTTTCTCCAGCACCTTCACCCACCAGAGGATTTGGAAAG TGCTTTTCACCATCCTTACAAATGTTTGTGAGTAGCAGTGGATTGCCACCTATTCCTGTTTCTAATCCAAGACGATTTTCAAG CAGGAGGAATCAGAGTCCGGTCAAGTGCATTAGGCCCAGTGTTCTTGGTCCTCTTAAAAGAAAAG GTGAAATGGAGACAGAAAGCCAGCCCAAGAGACTCTTCCAAGGCACCACCAACATGCTTCCTCCAGATGCTGCACAACTCTCTGATCTCAGTTCATG GTGGTGTTATCAAGGAGAAGAAATTCCTGCCTTGACCAGATGTGTGGAGCATCTACAAATGAACGAATAA
- the Pabir2 gene encoding PABIR family member 2 isoform X5, with amino-acid sequence MAQEKMELDFEPDTSDGSTLKRSTSAPLIHELSDLSQVFQPYTFRTRRNSTTIMSHHSLLLSSSSNRIPSSRLHQIKREEGLDMMNRETAREREVQTAMQISQSWDENLSLSDSDFDKPEKLYSPKRIDFTPVSPAPSPTRGFGKQCFSPSLQMFVSSSGLPPIPVSNPRRFSSRRNQSPVKCIRPSVLGPLKRKGEMETESQPKRLFQGTTNMLPPDAAQLSDLSSCSNILDGSSGSNRLSSDSLAAVSAPAESSVACTNSCSPFILMDDLSPK; translated from the exons ATGGCTCAGGAGAAAATGGAGCTGGACTTTGAGCCTGACACATCTGATGGGAGCACCCTGAAGAGATCTACCAGTGCTCCCCTGATCCATGAGCTCAG tGACCTTTCACAGGTTTTTCAACCTTACACATTTAGAACTCGGAGGAACAGTACAACAATTATGAGCCATCACAGCTTG TTGCTGTCATCCTCATCTAATCGTATTCCTAGTAgcagactgcatcaaatcaaaaGG GAAGAAGGCCTGGATATGATGAACAGAGAAACTGCACGTGAAAG ggAAGTGCAGACGGCAATGCAGATTAGCCAGTCATGGGATGAGAACTTGAGTCTG AGTGATAGTGATTTTGACAAGCCAGAGAAATTATATTCTCCAAAGAGAATTGACTTCACTCCAGTTTCTCCAGCACCTTCACCCACCAGAGGATTTGGAAAG caGTGCTTTTCACCATCCTTACAAATGTTTGTGAGTAGCAGTGGATTGCCACCTATTCCTGTTTCTAATCCAAGACGATTTTCAAG CAGGAGGAATCAGAGTCCGGTCAAGTGCATTAGGCCCAGTGTTCTTGGTCCTCTTAAAAGAAAAG GTGAAATGGAGACAGAAAGCCAGCCCAAGAGACTCTTCCAAGGCACCACCAACATGCTTCCTCCAGATGCTGCACAACTCTCTGATCTCAGTTCATG TTCAAATATTTTGGATGGCAGTAGTGGCAGCAATCGCTTATCCTCAGACTCACTGGCTGCAGTCAGCGCTCCCGCAGAGTCTTCAGTAGCATGCACCAATTCATGCTCTCCGTTCATCTTGATGGATGATCTGTCACCCAAGTGA
- the Pabir2 gene encoding PABIR family member 2 isoform X2, producing the protein MAQEKMELDFEPDTSDGSTLKRSTSAPLIHELSDLSQVFQPYTFRTRRNSTTIMSHHSLVGIKLLSSSSNRIPSSRLHQIKREEGLDMMNRETAREREVQTAMQISQSWDENLSLSDSDFDKPEKLYSPKRIDFTPVSPAPSPTRGFGKQCFSPSLQMFVSSSGLPPIPVSNPRRFSRRNQSPVKCIRPSVLGPLKRKGEMETESQPKRLFQGTTNMLPPDAAQLSDLSSCSNILDGSSGSNRLSSDSLAAVSAPAESSVACTNSCSPFILMDDLSPK; encoded by the exons ATGGCTCAGGAGAAAATGGAGCTGGACTTTGAGCCTGACACATCTGATGGGAGCACCCTGAAGAGATCTACCAGTGCTCCCCTGATCCATGAGCTCAG tGACCTTTCACAGGTTTTTCAACCTTACACATTTAGAACTCGGAGGAACAGTACAACAATTATGAGCCATCACAGCTTGGTAGGTATCAAA TTGCTGTCATCCTCATCTAATCGTATTCCTAGTAgcagactgcatcaaatcaaaaGG GAAGAAGGCCTGGATATGATGAACAGAGAAACTGCACGTGAAAG ggAAGTGCAGACGGCAATGCAGATTAGCCAGTCATGGGATGAGAACTTGAGTCTG AGTGATAGTGATTTTGACAAGCCAGAGAAATTATATTCTCCAAAGAGAATTGACTTCACTCCAGTTTCTCCAGCACCTTCACCCACCAGAGGATTTGGAAAG caGTGCTTTTCACCATCCTTACAAATGTTTGTGAGTAGCAGTGGATTGCCACCTATTCCTGTTTCTAATCCAAGACGATTTTCAAG GAGGAATCAGAGTCCGGTCAAGTGCATTAGGCCCAGTGTTCTTGGTCCTCTTAAAAGAAAAG GTGAAATGGAGACAGAAAGCCAGCCCAAGAGACTCTTCCAAGGCACCACCAACATGCTTCCTCCAGATGCTGCACAACTCTCTGATCTCAGTTCATG TTCAAATATTTTGGATGGCAGTAGTGGCAGCAATCGCTTATCCTCAGACTCACTGGCTGCAGTCAGCGCTCCCGCAGAGTCTTCAGTAGCATGCACCAATTCATGCTCTCCGTTCATCTTGATGGATGATCTGTCACCCAAGTGA
- the Pabir2 gene encoding PABIR family member 2 isoform X4 translates to MAQEKMELDFEPDTSDGSTLKRSTSAPLIHELSDLSQVFQPYTFRTRRNSTTIMSHHSLVGIKLLSSSSNRIPSSRLHQIKREEGLDMMNRETAREREVQTAMQISQSWDENLSLSDSDFDKPEKLYSPKRIDFTPVSPAPSPTRGFGKCFSPSLQMFVSSSGLPPIPVSNPRRFSRRNQSPVKCIRPSVLGPLKRKGEMETESQPKRLFQGTTNMLPPDAAQLSDLSSCSNILDGSSGSNRLSSDSLAAVSAPAESSVACTNSCSPFILMDDLSPK, encoded by the exons ATGGCTCAGGAGAAAATGGAGCTGGACTTTGAGCCTGACACATCTGATGGGAGCACCCTGAAGAGATCTACCAGTGCTCCCCTGATCCATGAGCTCAG tGACCTTTCACAGGTTTTTCAACCTTACACATTTAGAACTCGGAGGAACAGTACAACAATTATGAGCCATCACAGCTTGGTAGGTATCAAA TTGCTGTCATCCTCATCTAATCGTATTCCTAGTAgcagactgcatcaaatcaaaaGG GAAGAAGGCCTGGATATGATGAACAGAGAAACTGCACGTGAAAG ggAAGTGCAGACGGCAATGCAGATTAGCCAGTCATGGGATGAGAACTTGAGTCTG AGTGATAGTGATTTTGACAAGCCAGAGAAATTATATTCTCCAAAGAGAATTGACTTCACTCCAGTTTCTCCAGCACCTTCACCCACCAGAGGATTTGGAAAG TGCTTTTCACCATCCTTACAAATGTTTGTGAGTAGCAGTGGATTGCCACCTATTCCTGTTTCTAATCCAAGACGATTTTCAAG GAGGAATCAGAGTCCGGTCAAGTGCATTAGGCCCAGTGTTCTTGGTCCTCTTAAAAGAAAAG GTGAAATGGAGACAGAAAGCCAGCCCAAGAGACTCTTCCAAGGCACCACCAACATGCTTCCTCCAGATGCTGCACAACTCTCTGATCTCAGTTCATG TTCAAATATTTTGGATGGCAGTAGTGGCAGCAATCGCTTATCCTCAGACTCACTGGCTGCAGTCAGCGCTCCCGCAGAGTCTTCAGTAGCATGCACCAATTCATGCTCTCCGTTCATCTTGATGGATGATCTGTCACCCAAGTGA
- the Pabir2 gene encoding PABIR family member 2 isoform X9 → MAQEKMELDFEPDTSDGSTLKRSTSAPLIHELSDLSQVFQPYTFRTRRNSTTIMSHHSLVGIKLLSSSSNRIPSSRLHQIKREEGLDMMNRETAREREVQTAMQISQSWDENLSLSDSDFDKPEKLYSPKRIDFTPVSPAPSPTRGFGKQCFSPSLQMFVSSSGLPPIPVSNPRRFSRRNQSPVKCIRPSVLGPLKRKGEMETESQPKRLFQGTTNMLPPDAAQLSDLSSWWCYQGEEIPALTRCVEHLQMNE, encoded by the exons ATGGCTCAGGAGAAAATGGAGCTGGACTTTGAGCCTGACACATCTGATGGGAGCACCCTGAAGAGATCTACCAGTGCTCCCCTGATCCATGAGCTCAG tGACCTTTCACAGGTTTTTCAACCTTACACATTTAGAACTCGGAGGAACAGTACAACAATTATGAGCCATCACAGCTTGGTAGGTATCAAA TTGCTGTCATCCTCATCTAATCGTATTCCTAGTAgcagactgcatcaaatcaaaaGG GAAGAAGGCCTGGATATGATGAACAGAGAAACTGCACGTGAAAG ggAAGTGCAGACGGCAATGCAGATTAGCCAGTCATGGGATGAGAACTTGAGTCTG AGTGATAGTGATTTTGACAAGCCAGAGAAATTATATTCTCCAAAGAGAATTGACTTCACTCCAGTTTCTCCAGCACCTTCACCCACCAGAGGATTTGGAAAG caGTGCTTTTCACCATCCTTACAAATGTTTGTGAGTAGCAGTGGATTGCCACCTATTCCTGTTTCTAATCCAAGACGATTTTCAAG GAGGAATCAGAGTCCGGTCAAGTGCATTAGGCCCAGTGTTCTTGGTCCTCTTAAAAGAAAAG GTGAAATGGAGACAGAAAGCCAGCCCAAGAGACTCTTCCAAGGCACCACCAACATGCTTCCTCCAGATGCTGCACAACTCTCTGATCTCAGTTCATG GTGGTGTTATCAAGGAGAAGAAATTCCTGCCTTGACCAGATGTGTGGAGCATCTACAAATGAACGAATAA
- the Pabir2 gene encoding PABIR family member 2 isoform X11, which produces MAQEKMELDFEPDTSDGSTLKRSTSAPLIHELSDLSQVFQPYTFRTRRNSTTIMSHHSLVGIKLLSSSSNRIPSSRLHQIKREEGLDMMNRETAREREVQTAMQISQSWDENLSLSDSDFDKPEKLYSPKRIDFTPVSPAPSPTRGFGKCFSPSLQMFVSSSGLPPIPVSNPRRFSRRNQSPVKCIRPSVLGPLKRKGEMETESQPKRLFQGTTNMLPPDAAQLSDLSSWWCYQGEEIPALTRCVEHLQMNE; this is translated from the exons ATGGCTCAGGAGAAAATGGAGCTGGACTTTGAGCCTGACACATCTGATGGGAGCACCCTGAAGAGATCTACCAGTGCTCCCCTGATCCATGAGCTCAG tGACCTTTCACAGGTTTTTCAACCTTACACATTTAGAACTCGGAGGAACAGTACAACAATTATGAGCCATCACAGCTTGGTAGGTATCAAA TTGCTGTCATCCTCATCTAATCGTATTCCTAGTAgcagactgcatcaaatcaaaaGG GAAGAAGGCCTGGATATGATGAACAGAGAAACTGCACGTGAAAG ggAAGTGCAGACGGCAATGCAGATTAGCCAGTCATGGGATGAGAACTTGAGTCTG AGTGATAGTGATTTTGACAAGCCAGAGAAATTATATTCTCCAAAGAGAATTGACTTCACTCCAGTTTCTCCAGCACCTTCACCCACCAGAGGATTTGGAAAG TGCTTTTCACCATCCTTACAAATGTTTGTGAGTAGCAGTGGATTGCCACCTATTCCTGTTTCTAATCCAAGACGATTTTCAAG GAGGAATCAGAGTCCGGTCAAGTGCATTAGGCCCAGTGTTCTTGGTCCTCTTAAAAGAAAAG GTGAAATGGAGACAGAAAGCCAGCCCAAGAGACTCTTCCAAGGCACCACCAACATGCTTCCTCCAGATGCTGCACAACTCTCTGATCTCAGTTCATG GTGGTGTTATCAAGGAGAAGAAATTCCTGCCTTGACCAGATGTGTGGAGCATCTACAAATGAACGAATAA
- the Pabir2 gene encoding PABIR family member 2 isoform X6 has product MAQEKMELDFEPDTSDGSTLKRSTSAPLIHELSDLSQVFQPYTFRTRRNSTTIMSHHSLLLSSSSNRIPSSRLHQIKREEGLDMMNRETAREREVQTAMQISQSWDENLSLSDSDFDKPEKLYSPKRIDFTPVSPAPSPTRGFGKCFSPSLQMFVSSSGLPPIPVSNPRRFSSRRNQSPVKCIRPSVLGPLKRKGEMETESQPKRLFQGTTNMLPPDAAQLSDLSSCSNILDGSSGSNRLSSDSLAAVSAPAESSVACTNSCSPFILMDDLSPK; this is encoded by the exons ATGGCTCAGGAGAAAATGGAGCTGGACTTTGAGCCTGACACATCTGATGGGAGCACCCTGAAGAGATCTACCAGTGCTCCCCTGATCCATGAGCTCAG tGACCTTTCACAGGTTTTTCAACCTTACACATTTAGAACTCGGAGGAACAGTACAACAATTATGAGCCATCACAGCTTG TTGCTGTCATCCTCATCTAATCGTATTCCTAGTAgcagactgcatcaaatcaaaaGG GAAGAAGGCCTGGATATGATGAACAGAGAAACTGCACGTGAAAG ggAAGTGCAGACGGCAATGCAGATTAGCCAGTCATGGGATGAGAACTTGAGTCTG AGTGATAGTGATTTTGACAAGCCAGAGAAATTATATTCTCCAAAGAGAATTGACTTCACTCCAGTTTCTCCAGCACCTTCACCCACCAGAGGATTTGGAAAG TGCTTTTCACCATCCTTACAAATGTTTGTGAGTAGCAGTGGATTGCCACCTATTCCTGTTTCTAATCCAAGACGATTTTCAAG CAGGAGGAATCAGAGTCCGGTCAAGTGCATTAGGCCCAGTGTTCTTGGTCCTCTTAAAAGAAAAG GTGAAATGGAGACAGAAAGCCAGCCCAAGAGACTCTTCCAAGGCACCACCAACATGCTTCCTCCAGATGCTGCACAACTCTCTGATCTCAGTTCATG TTCAAATATTTTGGATGGCAGTAGTGGCAGCAATCGCTTATCCTCAGACTCACTGGCTGCAGTCAGCGCTCCCGCAGAGTCTTCAGTAGCATGCACCAATTCATGCTCTCCGTTCATCTTGATGGATGATCTGTCACCCAAGTGA